Proteins encoded by one window of Brienomyrus brachyistius isolate T26 chromosome 1, BBRACH_0.4, whole genome shotgun sequence:
- the ptprz1a gene encoding receptor-type tyrosine-protein phosphatase zeta isoform X1, whose protein sequence is MEMSIKRRYLLFAQLFFICRIADVVHGYFRTQRKFTEDIDWSYAGTLNQKNWAKKYPSCSNAKQSPVDIEEDFIQVKVQFQQLRLEGWQQATPDSTTIHNDGKTVAISLNAEYYISGGGLRSRSRVGRIAFHWGRCNASSDGSEHSLNGVKFPLEMQIYCYEAHKFKSLDDALNDGGKITALSVLFETSPTDNENYEAVIEGVSSVSRYGKSSTLRPFPMLGLLPNQTEKYFTYNGSLTTPPCSETVEWIVFRDTVTISESQLEVFCEVMTMQQAGYVMLMDYLQNNFREQQVQFMGQVYGSYTGTEEVETATCSSEPQNVQADPYNYTSMLVTWERPRAVYDVNIERYSVTYQSLEGGDPPKLEYLTDGDQDVGAIIQDLLADTSYVVQVVAVCINGLRGRVSDQMIVDMPLDDPESDPVPFSDSTESEDDSKPNPSSAPEESSGSPFHWTSLSSVPATTPWDQQGIRRPSFRTTSPSSPKRTTEESSQPWSVQQNVAREFTGQPTTQTSTWSSGIPGRDQPPTSRGEDDPSIHRTEALTTPVPPLSHEGIILGAPPTEHSEGSAGGVASPTPTATIEDSRVSEASPAPESPFIIASVPSLTETPLWPKGQDTQYVSTPAFGDLFSQTTQPGSTGEATLAPLPVSNTLSYLESVTCLHAVTLSRGMLFETPSSLPSVDESLSAVLHASAVLLSADGGGPSLESQSSLPWPSGGTSTWDTADVASGADDDVVLSDLVPVVMGDLSLMPSHTLHLQTLPDSSATVQLALPDSNWDSPRPSEYLSAVAAPQTGTLSRYDELLQPSASVFSEGVGPADLADSLSVRRSGTSCIMDASVVDGDPGYSLISHYRGCSFSLLPSTVSVPPTHHSFSVDIPDASRSSVSIFPGSSMLGAPSGGGDTDSILSTEIVPSLHASDKVDPSLVPLGHSSVDPYTYMHVVTATTASAQSNRLGLPALSPTVSFVASNVRPSVLPSSRLLSQEGQLDGSASGSAAHEWEMGQSAHPSLLVLITSSMASVVIPYSDGATGHRNGSSTLMDDSMGPSSSTWPQAEESGSGQSVPGSSPDNETSSDSSIPAREVEDTPDPEAINSSRESQVSLLGRGEKDKRTVVPLAVVSSLTVLCLMVLLTILIYWRKCFQTAHFYIEDNMSPRVISTPPTPLLTAADDHEPLSLKQFVKHVADLYSTIGFSQEFEIFKESYQEIQSCTVDLGITSDHSTHPDNKNKNRYINILAYDHSRVRLSVSTDKDGKGGDYINANYVDGFDTPRAYIAAQGPLKSSTEDFWRMVWEQNVGVIVMITNLVEKGRRKCDQYWPLESQEEYGYFLVTLKSTRVLAYYTLRTFTLRNLNVKKGSLKGRGHERTVVQYHYTQWPDMGVPEYTLPVLSFVRKSSQARTADMGPVVVHCSAGVGRTGTYIVLDSMLQQIKERGTVNVLGFLKHIRTQRNYLVQTEEQYVFIHAALVEAILSKETEVFSTHIHSYVSDLLSPRPSSKSQLDKQFKLVTQFDAKGCDYSVALKEGNREKNRIVSLIPVERSRVCLSPVTGETSDYINASYIMGYNQSDEFILTQNPLPSTTSDFWRMVWDHNAQIIVSLPDTQGMAEEEAFYWPSKEQPISCEMFTVTFTGEDHLCLSNEEMLVVQDFILEATQDDYALEVRQYRAPKWPNPDSPISNTFELVNIIKEESGSRDGPMVVHDQHGGVTAATFCALMTLSKQLEMENTINVYQVAKMTSLMRPGVFTDVDQYQFLYNAILSLVSTKEDERALQSTENNGTALSSSNAAESLESLV, encoded by the exons GGACTTTAAACCAAAAGAACTGGGCTAAGAAGTACCCATCCTGTAGCAACGCCAAGCAGTCGCCAGTCGACATTGAGGAGGACTTCATCCAGGTCAAAGTGCAGTTTCAGCAGCTGAGGCTGGAGGGCTGGCAGCAGGCGACCCCagacagcaccaccatccacaacGATGGCAAGACTG TGGCCATCAGCCTGAATGCTGAGTACTatatcagtgggggaggactgAGGTCCAGATCCAGGGTGGGCCGGATCGCCTTCCACTGGGGCAGGTGCAACGCCTCCTCTGACGGCTCTGAGCACAGCCTCAATGGTGTCAAGTTCCCCCTGGAG ATGCAGATCTACTGCTACGAAGCGCACAAGTTCAAGTCCTTAGATGATGCCCTGAATGATGGCGGAAAGATCACTGCCCTGTCTGTCCTGTTTGAG ACCAGCCCGACGGATAACGAGAACTATGAGGCGGTGATTGAAGGGGTGAGCTCTGTGAGCCGATACG GTAAAAGTAGCACCCTGAGGCCGTTTCCCATGCTGGGATTGCTGCCAAACCAGACCGAGAAATACTTCACCTACAATGGCTCCCTGACCACGCCCCCCTGCTCTGAGACTGTGGAGTGGATCGTGTTCAGAGACACCGTGACCATCTCTGAAAGCCAG CTGGAGGTGTTCTGCGAGGTGATGACCATGCAGCAGGCTGGTTACGTCATGCTGATGGACTATCTGCAGAACAACTTCCGCGAGCAGCAGGTCCAGTTCATGGGCCAGGTTTATGGCTCCTACACCGGCACAGAAGAGGTGGAAACAGCGA CTTGCAGCTCAGAGCCCCAGAACGTGCAGGCCGACCCGTACAACTACACGAGCATGCTGGTGACGTGGGAGCGCCCCCGCGCCGTGTACGACGTCAACATCGAGAGGTACTCCGTCACCTACCAGAGCCTGGAGGGAGGGGACCCGCCCAAACTGGAGTACCTCACCGATGGGGACCAGGATGTG GGGGCCATAATCCAGGATCTGCTGGCCGACACCAGCTACGTGGTACAGGTGGTCGCCGTGTGCATCAACGGGCTGCGTGGCCGCGTCAGTGACCAGATGATCGTGGACATGCCCTTGGATGACCCCG AGTCAGATCCAGTTCCCTTCTCAGACTCGACCGAATCAGAAGATGACAGCAAG CCAAACCCATCCAGTGCGCCAGAAGAAAGCTCAGGGAGCCCGTTTCACTGGACCTCTCTGAGCTCGGTTCCAGCCACCACGCCCTGGGACCAGCAAGGTATCCGGCGTCCGAGCTTCAGAACCACGAGCCCTTCGAGCCCAAAGAGGACCACGGAGGAGAGCTCTCAGCCATGGTCCGTTCAGCAGAACGTAGCGAGGGAGTTTACGGGGCAGCCTACTACCCAGACGAGCACGTGGAGTTCCGGGATTCCAGGGAGGGACCAGCCACCTACCAGCAGGGGCGAAGATGACCCCAGCATTCACAGGACGGAAGCTTTGACGACGCCAGTGCCACCCCTTAGTCACGAGGGCATCATTCTGGGCGCCCCTCCCACGGAGCACTCAGAGGGCTCTGCGGGAGGCGTGgcaagccccacccccacagccaCTATCGAGGACTCCAGGGTATCTGAGGCCAGCCCTGCCCCTGAATCCCCATTCATTatagcctctgtcccctccctcACCGAGACACCTCTGTGGCCCAAAGGCCAAGACACCCAGTACGTCTCCACTCCAGCCTTTGGTGACCTTTTCTCGCAGACCACGCAGCCAGGGTCCACTGGTGAGGCTACTCTCGCGCCACTCCCTGTGTCTAACACCCTGTCTTACCTCGAGTCAGTCACCTGCTTGCATGCTGTTACTTTGTCAAGGGGGATGTTGTTTGAGACCCCCTCCAGTCTGCCCTCTGTTGATGAGAGCCTGTCTGCTGTTCTGCATGCTTCAGCTGTGTTGCTGTCTGCTGATGGTGGTGGTCCCTCCCTCGAGTCTCAATCCTCTCTCCCATGGCCCTCTGGTGGTACGTCCACCTGGGACACAGCTGACGTTGCCAGCGGTGCTGATGATGATGTCGTACTGTCTGATTTAGTGCCTGTGGTCATGGGTGATCTATCACTTATGCCTAGTCATACTCTTCACCTTCAAACTTTACCTGATTCATCTGCCACTGTGCAACTCGCGTTGCCTGATTCTAACTGGGATAGCCCTCGCCCATCTGAATATCTCAGCGCTGTCGCAGCTCCACAGACTGGTACTCTTTCTCGTTATGATGAATTACTCCAGCCATCGGCTTCAGTGTTTAGTGAGGGTGTTGGGCCTGCTGATCTTGCTGATTCTCTTAGCGTGCGCCGTAGTGGGACTAGCTGCATTATGGACGCTTCAGTGGTAGATGGGGATCCTGGATATTCTTTAATAAGCCATTACAGGGGCTGCAGCTTCTCCCTGCTTCCCTCTACCGTTTCCGTGCCTCCCACTCATCACTCATTCAGTGTCGATATTCCGGACGCTTCGAGATCCTCCGTCTCCATCTTCCCGGGCTCTTCAATGTTGGGTGCGCCCTCTGGTGGCGGCGACACTGATAGCATCTTGTCTACAGAAATTGTTCCATCCCTGCACGCCAGTGATAAAGTAGATCCATCTCTTGTTCCCCTAGGTCACTCCTCAGTTGACCCCTACACTTATATGCACGTTGTTACAGCCACTACAGCTAGTGCTCAGAGCAACAGATTAGGTCTTCCCGCTCTTTCCCCCACGGTCTCCTTTGTTGCCAGCAATGTCCGCCCTTCTGTGCTTCCGTCCAGCCGTCTGCTCTCTCAGGAGGGACAGTTAGATGGAAGTGCTTCGGGGAGTGCAGCTCATGAGTGGGAAATGGGCCAGAGTGCCCACCCAAGTCTCCTTGTGCTTATCACCTCTTCCATGGCCAGTGTGGTAATTCCGTACAGTGACGGTGCCACTGGGCACAGGAATGGGAGCAGTACCCTCATGGATGACAGTATGGGTCCCAGTTCCAGCACCTGGCCACAGGCCGAAGAGAGCGGCTCTGGTCAGAGCGTTCCCGGGAGCTCCCCCGACAATGAAACGTCATCAGACTCCAGTATTCCTGCAAGGGAAGTGGAGGACACGCCAGATCCAG aAGCCATCAACAGCAGCCGTGAGTCCCAGGTGAGCCTGTTGGGACGGGGGGAGAAGGACAAGCGGACCGtagttcccttggctgtggtgtCCTCGCTCACCGTCCTCTGTTTGATGGTGCTGCTGACAATCCTCATCTACTGGAG GAAGTGCTTCCAGACGGCTCATTTTTATATTGAGGACAATATGTCCCCCCGGGTTATCTCTACTCCACCAACGCCCCTGTTGACGGCTGCAG aTGATCATGAACCTCTGTCTTTGAAGCAGTTTGTCAAACATGTGGCAGATCTCTACAGCACAATCGGTTTCTCCCAAGAGTTTGAG ATATTCAAAGAGTCTTACCAG GAGATCCAGTCATGCACAGTTGATCTGGGAATCACATCGGACCACTCCACTCATCCAGACAACAAGAACAAGAACCGATACATCAACATCTTAGCCT ATGACCACAGTCgagtcagactctcagtcagcACTGACAAAGATGGCAAAGGCGGAGACTACATTAATGCTAACTATGTCGAC GGCTTCGACACTCCCAGGGCCTACATCGCCGCCCAGGGTCCACTCAAATCCAGCACGGAGGATTTCTGGAGGATGGTCTGGGAGCAGAACGTAGGTGTGATTGTCATGATCACCAACTTGGTGGAGAAGGGAAGG AGGAAGTGTGACCAGTACTGGCCACTGGAGAGCCAGGAAGAATACGGCTATTTTCTTGTGACTTTGAAGAGCACCAGAGTCCTGGCCTACTACACCCTCAGGACCTTCACTCTGAGGAACCTCAACGTCAAGAAG GGTTCACTAAAGGGGCGGGGTCATGAGCGGACTGTGGTGCAGTACCACTACACCCAGTGGCCAGACATGGGCGTTCCAGAATACACACTCCCCGTGCTCAGCTTTGTGCGGAAGTCATCTCAGGCCCGAACTGCTGATATGGGCCCCGTGGTGGTTCATTGCAG CGCCGGTGTGGGCAGAACAGGCACATACATTGTCCTGGACAGCATGTTACAGCAGATCAAGGAGCGGGGAACCGTCAATGTCCTGGGATTCCTCAAGCACATACGGACACAGAGGAACTACCTGGTGCAGACTGAG GAGCAGTACGTGTTCATCCATGCCGCTCTGGTGGAGGCCATTCTCAGCAAGGAGacggaggtgttctccacccaCATCCACAGCTACGTCAGCGACCTTCTGAGCCCAAGGCCATCCAGCAAGTCTCAGCTGGACAAGCAATTCAAG TTGGTAACGCAGTTCGATGCTAAAGGATGCGACTACTCAGTAGCTCTGAAGGAGGGCAATAGAGAGAAGAACAGAATCGTATCTCTCATACCTG TGGAGAGGTCCAGAGTGTGTCTGTCTCCAGTGACCGGAGAGACTTCTGACTACATCAACGCCTCTTACATTATG GGCTACAACCAGAGCGATGAGTTCATCCTTACCCAGAacccactgcccagcaccaccaGTGATTTCTGGAGAATGGTGTGGGATCACAATGCCCAGATCATTGTTTCACTGCCAGACACTCAGGGCATG GCTGAAGAAGAGGCATTTTATTGGCCCAGCAAAGAGCAACCAATCAGCTGTGAGATGTTCACAGTCACCTTCACAGGAGAGGATCATTTGTGCCTATCTAATGAGGAGATGCTGGTGGTGCAGGACTTCATCCTTGAAGCTACACAG GATGACTATGCGCTGGAGGTGCGGCAGTACCGTGCACCAAAGTGGCCCAACCCGGACAGTCCCATCAGTAACACCTTTGAGTTGGTCAACATCATCAAAGAGGAGAGTGGGTCTCGAGATGGCCCCATGGTAGTCCATGACCA GCATGGCGGTGTCACTGCAGCGACCTTCTGTGCCTTGATGACTCTGTCAAAGCAGCTGGAGATGGAGAACACCATCAATGTTTATCAGGTGGCTAAGATGACCAGCCTCATGAGACCAGGAGTCTTCACGGATGTA GATCAGTACCAATTCCTCTACAACGCAATCCTGAGTCTCGTTAGCACGAAAGAAGATGAGCGAGCGCTTCAGAGTACAGAGAACAACGGGACTGCTCTCAGCTCCAGCAATGCTGCCGAGAGTTTGGAGTCCCTTGTGTAA
- the ptprz1a gene encoding receptor-type tyrosine-protein phosphatase zeta isoform X4, with amino-acid sequence MEMSIKRRYLLFAQLFFICRIADVVHGYFRTQRKFTEDIDWSYAGTLNQKNWAKKYPSCSNAKQSPVDIEEDFIQVKVQFQQLRLEGWQQATPDSTTIHNDGKTVAISLNAEYYISGGGLRSRSRVGRIAFHWGRCNASSDGSEHSLNGVKFPLEMQIYCYEAHKFKSLDDALNDGGKITALSVLFETSPTDNENYEAVIEGVSSVSRYGKSSTLRPFPMLGLLPNQTEKYFTYNGSLTTPPCSETVEWIVFRDTVTISESQLEVFCEVMTMQQAGYVMLMDYLQNNFREQQVQFMGQVYGSYTGTEEVETATCSSEPQNVQADPYNYTSMLVTWERPRAVYDVNIERYSVTYQSLEGGDPPKLEYLTDGDQDVGAIIQDLLADTSYVVQVVAVCINGLRGRVSDQMIVDMPLDDPESDPVPFSDSTESEDDSKPNPSSAPEESSGSPFHWTSLSSVPATTPWDQQGIRRPSFRTTSPSSPKRTTEESSQPWSVQQNVAREFTGQPTTQTSTWSSGIPGRDQPPTSRGEDDPSIHRTEALTTPVPPLSHEGIILGAPPTEHSEGSAGGVASPTPTATIEDSRVSEASPAPESPFIIASVPSLTETPLWPKGQDTQYVSTPAFGDLFSQTTQPGSTEAINSSRESQVSLLGRGEKDKRTVVPLAVVSSLTVLCLMVLLTILIYWRKCFQTAHFYIEDNMSPRVISTPPTPLLTAADDHEPLSLKQFVKHVADLYSTIGFSQEFEIFKESYQEIQSCTVDLGITSDHSTHPDNKNKNRYINILAYDHSRVRLSVSTDKDGKGGDYINANYVDGFDTPRAYIAAQGPLKSSTEDFWRMVWEQNVGVIVMITNLVEKGRRKCDQYWPLESQEEYGYFLVTLKSTRVLAYYTLRTFTLRNLNVKKGSLKGRGHERTVVQYHYTQWPDMGVPEYTLPVLSFVRKSSQARTADMGPVVVHCSAGVGRTGTYIVLDSMLQQIKERGTVNVLGFLKHIRTQRNYLVQTEEQYVFIHAALVEAILSKETEVFSTHIHSYVSDLLSPRPSSKSQLDKQFKLVTQFDAKGCDYSVALKEGNREKNRIVSLIPVERSRVCLSPVTGETSDYINASYIMGYNQSDEFILTQNPLPSTTSDFWRMVWDHNAQIIVSLPDTQGMAEEEAFYWPSKEQPISCEMFTVTFTGEDHLCLSNEEMLVVQDFILEATQDDYALEVRQYRAPKWPNPDSPISNTFELVNIIKEESGSRDGPMVVHDQHGGVTAATFCALMTLSKQLEMENTINVYQVAKMTSLMRPGVFTDVDQYQFLYNAILSLVSTKEDERALQSTENNGTALSSSNAAESLESLV; translated from the exons GGACTTTAAACCAAAAGAACTGGGCTAAGAAGTACCCATCCTGTAGCAACGCCAAGCAGTCGCCAGTCGACATTGAGGAGGACTTCATCCAGGTCAAAGTGCAGTTTCAGCAGCTGAGGCTGGAGGGCTGGCAGCAGGCGACCCCagacagcaccaccatccacaacGATGGCAAGACTG TGGCCATCAGCCTGAATGCTGAGTACTatatcagtgggggaggactgAGGTCCAGATCCAGGGTGGGCCGGATCGCCTTCCACTGGGGCAGGTGCAACGCCTCCTCTGACGGCTCTGAGCACAGCCTCAATGGTGTCAAGTTCCCCCTGGAG ATGCAGATCTACTGCTACGAAGCGCACAAGTTCAAGTCCTTAGATGATGCCCTGAATGATGGCGGAAAGATCACTGCCCTGTCTGTCCTGTTTGAG ACCAGCCCGACGGATAACGAGAACTATGAGGCGGTGATTGAAGGGGTGAGCTCTGTGAGCCGATACG GTAAAAGTAGCACCCTGAGGCCGTTTCCCATGCTGGGATTGCTGCCAAACCAGACCGAGAAATACTTCACCTACAATGGCTCCCTGACCACGCCCCCCTGCTCTGAGACTGTGGAGTGGATCGTGTTCAGAGACACCGTGACCATCTCTGAAAGCCAG CTGGAGGTGTTCTGCGAGGTGATGACCATGCAGCAGGCTGGTTACGTCATGCTGATGGACTATCTGCAGAACAACTTCCGCGAGCAGCAGGTCCAGTTCATGGGCCAGGTTTATGGCTCCTACACCGGCACAGAAGAGGTGGAAACAGCGA CTTGCAGCTCAGAGCCCCAGAACGTGCAGGCCGACCCGTACAACTACACGAGCATGCTGGTGACGTGGGAGCGCCCCCGCGCCGTGTACGACGTCAACATCGAGAGGTACTCCGTCACCTACCAGAGCCTGGAGGGAGGGGACCCGCCCAAACTGGAGTACCTCACCGATGGGGACCAGGATGTG GGGGCCATAATCCAGGATCTGCTGGCCGACACCAGCTACGTGGTACAGGTGGTCGCCGTGTGCATCAACGGGCTGCGTGGCCGCGTCAGTGACCAGATGATCGTGGACATGCCCTTGGATGACCCCG AGTCAGATCCAGTTCCCTTCTCAGACTCGACCGAATCAGAAGATGACAGCAAG CCAAACCCATCCAGTGCGCCAGAAGAAAGCTCAGGGAGCCCGTTTCACTGGACCTCTCTGAGCTCGGTTCCAGCCACCACGCCCTGGGACCAGCAAGGTATCCGGCGTCCGAGCTTCAGAACCACGAGCCCTTCGAGCCCAAAGAGGACCACGGAGGAGAGCTCTCAGCCATGGTCCGTTCAGCAGAACGTAGCGAGGGAGTTTACGGGGCAGCCTACTACCCAGACGAGCACGTGGAGTTCCGGGATTCCAGGGAGGGACCAGCCACCTACCAGCAGGGGCGAAGATGACCCCAGCATTCACAGGACGGAAGCTTTGACGACGCCAGTGCCACCCCTTAGTCACGAGGGCATCATTCTGGGCGCCCCTCCCACGGAGCACTCAGAGGGCTCTGCGGGAGGCGTGgcaagccccacccccacagccaCTATCGAGGACTCCAGGGTATCTGAGGCCAGCCCTGCCCCTGAATCCCCATTCATTatagcctctgtcccctccctcACCGAGACACCTCTGTGGCCCAAAGGCCAAGACACCCAGTACGTCTCCACTCCAGCCTTTGGTGACCTTTTCTCGCAGACCACGCAGCCAGGGTCCACTG aAGCCATCAACAGCAGCCGTGAGTCCCAGGTGAGCCTGTTGGGACGGGGGGAGAAGGACAAGCGGACCGtagttcccttggctgtggtgtCCTCGCTCACCGTCCTCTGTTTGATGGTGCTGCTGACAATCCTCATCTACTGGAG GAAGTGCTTCCAGACGGCTCATTTTTATATTGAGGACAATATGTCCCCCCGGGTTATCTCTACTCCACCAACGCCCCTGTTGACGGCTGCAG aTGATCATGAACCTCTGTCTTTGAAGCAGTTTGTCAAACATGTGGCAGATCTCTACAGCACAATCGGTTTCTCCCAAGAGTTTGAG ATATTCAAAGAGTCTTACCAG GAGATCCAGTCATGCACAGTTGATCTGGGAATCACATCGGACCACTCCACTCATCCAGACAACAAGAACAAGAACCGATACATCAACATCTTAGCCT ATGACCACAGTCgagtcagactctcagtcagcACTGACAAAGATGGCAAAGGCGGAGACTACATTAATGCTAACTATGTCGAC GGCTTCGACACTCCCAGGGCCTACATCGCCGCCCAGGGTCCACTCAAATCCAGCACGGAGGATTTCTGGAGGATGGTCTGGGAGCAGAACGTAGGTGTGATTGTCATGATCACCAACTTGGTGGAGAAGGGAAGG AGGAAGTGTGACCAGTACTGGCCACTGGAGAGCCAGGAAGAATACGGCTATTTTCTTGTGACTTTGAAGAGCACCAGAGTCCTGGCCTACTACACCCTCAGGACCTTCACTCTGAGGAACCTCAACGTCAAGAAG GGTTCACTAAAGGGGCGGGGTCATGAGCGGACTGTGGTGCAGTACCACTACACCCAGTGGCCAGACATGGGCGTTCCAGAATACACACTCCCCGTGCTCAGCTTTGTGCGGAAGTCATCTCAGGCCCGAACTGCTGATATGGGCCCCGTGGTGGTTCATTGCAG CGCCGGTGTGGGCAGAACAGGCACATACATTGTCCTGGACAGCATGTTACAGCAGATCAAGGAGCGGGGAACCGTCAATGTCCTGGGATTCCTCAAGCACATACGGACACAGAGGAACTACCTGGTGCAGACTGAG GAGCAGTACGTGTTCATCCATGCCGCTCTGGTGGAGGCCATTCTCAGCAAGGAGacggaggtgttctccacccaCATCCACAGCTACGTCAGCGACCTTCTGAGCCCAAGGCCATCCAGCAAGTCTCAGCTGGACAAGCAATTCAAG TTGGTAACGCAGTTCGATGCTAAAGGATGCGACTACTCAGTAGCTCTGAAGGAGGGCAATAGAGAGAAGAACAGAATCGTATCTCTCATACCTG TGGAGAGGTCCAGAGTGTGTCTGTCTCCAGTGACCGGAGAGACTTCTGACTACATCAACGCCTCTTACATTATG GGCTACAACCAGAGCGATGAGTTCATCCTTACCCAGAacccactgcccagcaccaccaGTGATTTCTGGAGAATGGTGTGGGATCACAATGCCCAGATCATTGTTTCACTGCCAGACACTCAGGGCATG GCTGAAGAAGAGGCATTTTATTGGCCCAGCAAAGAGCAACCAATCAGCTGTGAGATGTTCACAGTCACCTTCACAGGAGAGGATCATTTGTGCCTATCTAATGAGGAGATGCTGGTGGTGCAGGACTTCATCCTTGAAGCTACACAG GATGACTATGCGCTGGAGGTGCGGCAGTACCGTGCACCAAAGTGGCCCAACCCGGACAGTCCCATCAGTAACACCTTTGAGTTGGTCAACATCATCAAAGAGGAGAGTGGGTCTCGAGATGGCCCCATGGTAGTCCATGACCA GCATGGCGGTGTCACTGCAGCGACCTTCTGTGCCTTGATGACTCTGTCAAAGCAGCTGGAGATGGAGAACACCATCAATGTTTATCAGGTGGCTAAGATGACCAGCCTCATGAGACCAGGAGTCTTCACGGATGTA GATCAGTACCAATTCCTCTACAACGCAATCCTGAGTCTCGTTAGCACGAAAGAAGATGAGCGAGCGCTTCAGAGTACAGAGAACAACGGGACTGCTCTCAGCTCCAGCAATGCTGCCGAGAGTTTGGAGTCCCTTGTGTAA